One Thermodesulfobacteriota bacterium genomic region harbors:
- a CDS encoding polyhydroxyalkanoate synthesis regulator DNA-binding domain-containing protein, translated as MPKEEKEGPGQVIIKKYSNRRLYDSTNKKYVTLDDIAALIREGNEVKVIDSQTGADISKVILIQVVLESEKNKEDILPVSFLHMLIKYGNKVAKDFFENYFLMMFQPYFSVQENFKKNMRLWQEMGWFPPGVKLPPNLEMLSSAEPPGADAFTAPAEGPETGKPVPPTAKEVEYLMEKIKELEKKVKSLDEEQK; from the coding sequence ATGCCGAAAGAAGAGAAAGAGGGCCCGGGTCAGGTTATTATAAAAAAGTATAGTAACCGCAGACTCTACGACTCCACAAATAAGAAATACGTCACCCTCGATGATATTGCCGCGCTAATACGCGAAGGGAACGAGGTGAAGGTAATTGATTCCCAGACCGGAGCCGATATATCAAAGGTGATACTCATTCAGGTCGTCCTTGAGAGCGAAAAGAACAAGGAGGACATCCTCCCTGTCTCGTTCCTGCATATGCTTATAAAATACGGCAACAAGGTCGCGAAGGACTTCTTCGAGAATTATTTCCTGATGATGTTCCAGCCTTATTTCTCGGTACAGGAGAATTTCAAGAAGAACATGCGCCTCTGGCAGGAAATGGGGTGGTTCCCTCCGGGGGTAAAGCTGCCTCCCAACCTGGAAATGCTGAGCTCCGCCGAACCTCCCGGTGCGGATGCGTTCACCGCACCTGCGGAAGGACCGGAGACGGGTAAACCGGTGCCTCCGACTGCCAAAGAAGTCGAATACCTCATGGAGAAGATAAAGGAGCTTGAGAAAAAGGTTAAGTCCCTCGACGAGGAGCAGAAGTAA
- the der gene encoding ribosome biogenesis GTPase Der: MNKIVKRTQPRGKPLVAIIGRPNVGKSTLFNRLIRERKSIVEDIPGVTRDRIYADTEWDGVEFSLVDTGGFDPDEEEIYPSLIKNQIEIAVEEADLILFVMDGKEGVMPHDRDVVSMLRKVKKPVIFAVNKIDDRKHESRALEFHALGIEEIIDISALQGRRINDLLDKIVDLLPKRSTDGEEEAEEEEDVIKIAVLGKPNVGKSTLVNKLIGEERLITSPVPGTTRDSIDTYVTRDGKNYLLIDTAGIRRKARITFSVERHSVFRAIRSMERADIALLMIDAEEGPTHQDARLAELISDKGRACIILLNKWDLVPKEAAETPNIEGILKESLLAVGYAPVMIISALTGRGVEKIFGKIDTVYENFSQRIPTKRLNNFLKRVIAKTPPPVYRGKDIKFYYISQPLTKQPTFVIFTNEIKGVPENYKRFLESRLREEFPLEGTPVKILFRSERKKDKVKRSESYV; this comes from the coding sequence ATGAATAAAATCGTCAAGCGCACTCAACCGCGGGGTAAACCCCTCGTTGCCATAATAGGCAGGCCAAACGTCGGCAAATCGACCTTGTTTAACCGCCTCATACGGGAGAGGAAATCCATAGTCGAAGACATCCCCGGCGTCACGAGGGACAGGATCTACGCAGACACCGAATGGGACGGGGTGGAGTTCAGCCTCGTGGATACGGGTGGGTTCGACCCGGATGAGGAGGAAATTTACCCTTCTCTCATAAAGAACCAGATAGAGATCGCCGTCGAAGAGGCCGACCTCATACTGTTCGTCATGGACGGGAAAGAGGGCGTCATGCCCCACGACAGGGACGTCGTGAGCATGCTGAGGAAGGTTAAAAAACCCGTCATCTTCGCCGTCAACAAGATAGACGACCGGAAGCACGAGTCGAGGGCGCTCGAGTTCCACGCGCTCGGGATCGAGGAGATCATAGACATATCGGCGCTCCAGGGGAGGAGGATCAACGACCTGCTCGACAAAATAGTGGATCTGCTCCCCAAGAGGAGCACTGACGGGGAAGAGGAAGCGGAAGAAGAGGAAGACGTAATTAAGATCGCCGTCCTCGGGAAGCCCAACGTCGGCAAATCGACGCTCGTCAACAAGCTCATCGGCGAGGAGAGGCTCATCACGAGCCCAGTTCCCGGTACGACGAGGGATTCGATAGATACATATGTAACCAGGGACGGCAAAAACTATCTCCTCATCGATACGGCCGGCATCAGGAGGAAAGCCAGGATCACCTTTTCCGTCGAAAGGCACAGCGTTTTCAGGGCGATAAGGTCTATGGAAAGGGCCGACATCGCGCTCCTCATGATAGACGCCGAGGAGGGGCCGACACACCAGGACGCGCGCCTCGCCGAGCTCATAAGCGACAAGGGGAGAGCGTGCATAATTCTCCTCAACAAGTGGGATCTCGTGCCGAAGGAGGCCGCTGAAACGCCCAACATAGAGGGGATTCTCAAAGAAAGCCTGCTCGCGGTCGGTTACGCGCCGGTAATGATCATTTCCGCCCTCACCGGAAGGGGCGTTGAAAAAATATTCGGGAAGATAGATACGGTTTACGAAAACTTCTCGCAGAGGATACCCACCAAGAGGCTCAATAATTTCTTGAAGCGCGTGATCGCCAAGACCCCGCCGCCTGTTTACAGGGGGAAGGACATCAAGTTCTATTACATATCACAGCCCCTCACGAAACAGCCGACGTTCGTCATATTCACGAACGAGATAAAGGGAGTGCCCGAGAACTACAAGAGGTTTCTCGAAAGCAGGCTCAGGGAGGAGTTCCCGCTCGAAGGGACGCCGGTGAAAATACTTTTCAGGTCCGAAAGAAAAAAGGACAAGGTCAAGAGGTCGGAGTCGTACGTGTAG
- a CDS encoding segregation/condensation protein A yields MNETTHDAEALSPHEPCLIKTRLFEGPLDLLLHLIKKNEVDIYDIPIAVITEQYIEYLELMKELDLQVVGEYLVIAAELSLIKSKMLLPKPVIEEEEADPRAELVRRLIEYQRYRDAANELLGREILGRDVFKREFDMSVFETEEEVELVPVDLWALIETFRDFYRKRSHLWAEQIVYEVESVTIEDKITEVLEKLKVKAIIKFEEFLEECASKFDLVVTFLALLELARMENVRVVQEAPGSPILISYAGEPNIGTY; encoded by the coding sequence ATGAACGAGACCACGCACGATGCGGAAGCCCTCTCCCCACACGAGCCCTGCCTGATCAAGACACGGCTCTTCGAGGGGCCGCTCGACCTGCTGCTCCACCTCATAAAGAAAAACGAAGTCGATATATACGACATTCCGATAGCAGTGATAACCGAGCAGTATATAGAGTACCTCGAGCTCATGAAGGAGCTCGACCTCCAGGTGGTGGGCGAGTACCTGGTCATCGCCGCCGAGCTGAGCCTGATTAAGTCGAAGATGCTCCTTCCAAAGCCCGTAATAGAGGAAGAGGAAGCGGACCCGCGCGCGGAGCTCGTCAGGAGGCTAATCGAGTACCAGCGCTACAGGGACGCAGCCAACGAGCTCCTCGGAAGGGAGATACTAGGGAGGGACGTGTTCAAGAGGGAATTCGATATGTCCGTATTCGAGACCGAAGAGGAGGTCGAGCTCGTCCCTGTCGACCTGTGGGCTCTCATCGAGACGTTCCGCGATTTTTACAGGAAGAGGAGCCATCTCTGGGCGGAGCAGATAGTATACGAAGTGGAGAGCGTAACGATAGAGGATAAGATCACGGAGGTGCTGGAGAAGTTAAAGGTGAAGGCAATTATCAAATTCGAAGAGTTCCTCGAAGAATGCGCTTCCAAATTCGACCTCGTCGTGACCTTCCTCGCGCTCCTCGAGCTCGCGAGGATGGAGAACGTCCGGGTGGTTCAGGAAGCGCCAGGCTCGCCGATACTCATCTCATACGCGGGAGAACCGAATATTGGAACCTACTGA
- the scpB gene encoding SMC-Scp complex subunit ScpB, with the protein MEPTDIKKAIECIIFISGEPVSVDKLQQVFTELEKGDIRKYLKELVQDWSAIGRGVVLEEVAGGYQFRTDPAYSEYITNFNKRVKKFRLSRAALEVLAIIAYKQPVTRVEVESIRGVDSSGVINALLERRILEIKGRKEVIGKPFLYGTTGEFLEVFGLKSLTDLPTLKEIDEISKNLDPGISTLPEELS; encoded by the coding sequence TTGGAACCTACTGATATCAAAAAAGCGATCGAATGCATAATCTTCATATCCGGCGAGCCTGTTTCCGTCGACAAGCTGCAGCAAGTGTTCACGGAGCTCGAAAAGGGGGACATAAGGAAATATCTGAAAGAGCTCGTTCAGGACTGGAGCGCGATCGGAAGAGGTGTCGTACTCGAAGAAGTGGCGGGAGGTTATCAGTTCAGGACTGACCCCGCTTACAGCGAATACATAACGAACTTCAACAAGCGCGTCAAAAAGTTCAGACTGAGCCGAGCGGCTCTCGAGGTGCTGGCGATAATAGCCTATAAACAGCCCGTGACCAGGGTAGAGGTCGAGAGCATAAGAGGCGTCGATTCCTCGGGCGTCATAAACGCGCTTCTCGAACGGAGGATACTCGAGATAAAGGGGAGGAAGGAAGTCATCGGAAAGCCTTTCCTCTACGGCACGACCGGTGAATTCCTCGAGGTATTCGGCCTCAAGAGCCTGACCGACCTCCCTACGCTCAAGGAAATAGACGAAATAAGCAAGAACCTCGACCCCGGCATATCGACCCTACCGGAAGAGCTGTCTTAG
- a CDS encoding glycosyltransferase family 4 protein — protein MDSLPRVLFINHSIRDGGPGKSLFYILKFLDRSKLTPYVLIPKDDVFSDWLKSEGIYENVITDSRFPENLKRPFFGQSVKDHNGIISLFTDKLAHIVSVFLNVLDLLSLIVTSPFLIRRNGIGIIYCNGTQAKIVGALIGLINGRPVVWHVRNIQQTRLLGSIINGLAGLPAVRKIICVSGATAAQFTRGREKLVVIHNGIDVRDYDPVSTSGEIRSAYGLAVDTVIVGSTGRIVPRKGYELFIEAAGIALGKLGGGRYSVKFVIVGDTPYFFQDDHLGKLKRTVIDKGLGDSFIFTGFRKDVRPCLKDFDIFVIPSSYPDPFPRSVIEAMSFSLPVVGYRAGGIVESVEDGVTGILSEPGDARQLAEAILKLITDKGLRESMGRAGLERVREKFSAQAVASEIEKNILEVCGG, from the coding sequence ATGGATTCTTTACCGCGTGTGCTTTTCATCAACCACTCGATCAGGGACGGCGGACCGGGAAAAAGCCTTTTTTACATACTCAAATTCCTCGACAGATCGAAGCTCACTCCCTATGTCCTCATTCCGAAGGACGATGTCTTTTCCGACTGGCTCAAGTCAGAGGGCATATATGAGAACGTAATCACGGATTCGAGGTTCCCCGAGAATCTGAAAAGGCCTTTCTTCGGCCAGTCCGTGAAGGACCATAATGGAATAATATCATTATTTACAGATAAATTAGCACACATTGTTTCAGTGTTTCTTAATGTTCTCGATCTCCTCTCGCTCATTGTTACGTCGCCCTTTCTCATAAGAAGGAACGGGATAGGCATCATATACTGTAACGGCACACAGGCAAAGATAGTAGGCGCGCTCATTGGTCTTATCAACGGGCGCCCGGTCGTATGGCACGTGAGGAACATACAGCAGACGCGGCTCCTCGGCTCCATAATCAACGGCCTCGCCGGACTGCCCGCCGTGAGAAAGATCATATGCGTATCGGGCGCGACGGCGGCACAGTTCACCAGGGGAAGGGAGAAGCTCGTCGTCATACATAACGGCATAGACGTCCGGGACTACGACCCCGTCTCTACGAGCGGGGAAATTAGGTCGGCCTATGGTCTCGCGGTCGATACGGTGATTGTGGGGAGCACGGGGAGGATAGTCCCGAGGAAGGGGTATGAATTATTCATAGAAGCCGCCGGTATCGCTCTCGGAAAGCTCGGCGGAGGACGATACTCCGTGAAATTCGTCATAGTGGGAGACACCCCCTATTTTTTTCAGGATGACCACCTCGGTAAATTAAAAAGGACGGTTATTGATAAGGGACTCGGCGACTCCTTCATATTCACCGGCTTCAGGAAAGACGTGAGACCGTGCCTAAAGGATTTCGATATATTCGTGATACCGTCGAGCTACCCGGACCCGTTCCCCCGGTCTGTGATCGAGGCTATGTCGTTCTCGCTCCCCGTTGTGGGTTATAGGGCAGGGGGGATAGTGGAGTCGGTCGAGGACGGGGTTACGGGCATACTGAGCGAGCCCGGCGATGCAAGGCAGCTCGCCGAAGCGATCCTCAAGCTCATCACCGACAAGGGACTCCGCGAATCCATGGGCAGAGCCGGCCTGGAGCGTGTTCGGGAGAAGTTTTCGGCTCAGGCTGTCGCCTCGGAGATAGAAAAAAACATTCTCGAAGTCTGCGGCGGGTGA
- a CDS encoding site-2 protease family protein, with protein sequence MSFDFLKNIDFLLIQAPVILLSLTVHEYFHGWTANKLGDPTAKLQGRLTLNPIAHLDILGTILMFLVGFGWAKPVPINARNFKDPKKDTILVAIAGPLSNLAMAIGAGVLLRYIIPQMMGGQIKPEGIYSIITIILILTLVYGIALAVFNMIPIPPLDGSRVLYGLLPDKYAYAYSRFEPYGVLLLFGLFIFGGGVFHYLLYPVSYLTVAFSGYNYGNLWDIIGTLLR encoded by the coding sequence ATGAGCTTCGATTTCCTTAAGAACATAGACTTCCTTTTGATCCAGGCGCCGGTGATCCTGTTATCTCTCACCGTCCACGAATATTTTCACGGATGGACGGCGAACAAGCTAGGGGACCCGACGGCAAAGCTCCAGGGGAGGCTCACGCTCAACCCCATTGCGCACCTGGACATTCTGGGGACTATACTCATGTTCCTGGTCGGCTTCGGCTGGGCTAAGCCCGTCCCGATAAACGCGCGCAACTTCAAAGACCCGAAGAAGGACACTATACTTGTCGCCATAGCCGGACCTCTCTCGAACCTGGCGATGGCGATCGGTGCGGGCGTGCTTCTCAGATACATTATCCCGCAGATGATGGGAGGACAGATAAAGCCCGAAGGCATTTACTCGATCATCACGATAATACTCATCCTCACCCTCGTATACGGGATCGCTCTCGCCGTTTTCAACATGATACCTATACCTCCTCTCGACGGATCGAGGGTGCTCTACGGACTCCTGCCCGATAAATACGCTTACGCCTACAGCAGGTTCGAGCCCTACGGTGTCCTGCTGCTGTTCGGTCTTTTCATATTCGGAGGGGGGGTATTTCACTATCTCCTTTACCCCGTCTCATATCTGACTGTCGCGTTTTCGGGATACAATTACGGCAATCTTTGGGATATAATAGGAACGCTGCTGAGATGA
- a CDS encoding leucyl aminopeptidase: MDFTYSSENLLKIKTDLLVVGLFKGEKFSGSLKSVNDALGGVLKSLSEDEKFEGELGKSVSLNSTFGKIGAKRVLLLGLGDKPRFSPDTVRKAGSLTAGKLKAASTHVTFAPEFNGGKGYIAALAEGVMLGAYDFDKYKTKNGAESEIDAVVIISEEIKDRRFEEEIGTAKAISESACLARDMVNEPPVYMTPSRLADIATVIADEGGMKCEIFDLDEIKRRGMEGLAAVSKGSDEPPRFIHLTYEPYKKPKATLAVVGKGITFDSGGLCLKPADSMRTMKMDMAGAAAVLGVMKAIARLKPSVKVHGLISSCENMTGPGAYKPDDVIRAYNGKTIEVINTDAEGRIVLSDALSYAVHLRVDEIIDLATLTGACMVGLGTYTAGLMGNNQKLIDRIKKAADGAGEKIWQLPMDDELRQEIKSDVADMKNTGSRWGGAITAAMFLENFVGDTAWAHIDIAGPAYNEKESSWSPKGGTGFGVRTLVSYIMNR, translated from the coding sequence TTGGACTTCACTTACAGCAGCGAAAATTTGTTAAAGATCAAGACGGATCTTCTGGTAGTGGGCTTGTTCAAAGGTGAAAAATTCTCCGGATCTCTCAAGAGTGTCAACGATGCTCTGGGAGGCGTTCTGAAAAGTTTGTCGGAAGACGAAAAGTTCGAAGGGGAGCTCGGGAAGAGCGTGTCCCTTAACAGCACGTTCGGGAAGATCGGGGCAAAACGGGTGCTCCTGCTCGGGCTCGGGGACAAGCCGAGATTCTCACCCGACACGGTGAGAAAAGCGGGAAGCCTGACTGCAGGGAAACTGAAAGCTGCATCTACACATGTAACGTTCGCACCGGAGTTCAACGGTGGAAAGGGATATATCGCGGCGCTTGCGGAAGGGGTTATGCTCGGTGCGTACGATTTCGACAAATACAAGACTAAAAACGGAGCGGAGAGCGAGATAGACGCCGTGGTGATAATATCGGAGGAAATCAAGGACAGGAGGTTCGAGGAAGAGATCGGAACTGCAAAGGCGATCTCCGAATCCGCTTGCCTCGCGAGGGATATGGTGAACGAGCCTCCGGTCTATATGACCCCATCCAGACTCGCCGACATAGCGACCGTCATCGCAGACGAAGGGGGGATGAAGTGCGAGATATTCGACCTCGATGAGATAAAGAGGAGGGGAATGGAGGGGCTCGCGGCCGTCTCTAAAGGCAGCGACGAGCCGCCCAGGTTCATCCATCTCACTTATGAGCCTTATAAGAAACCTAAGGCGACGCTTGCGGTCGTAGGGAAGGGTATTACGTTCGATTCGGGCGGCCTCTGCCTGAAGCCCGCAGACAGCATGCGTACGATGAAAATGGATATGGCCGGCGCCGCGGCGGTGCTCGGAGTCATGAAGGCGATTGCGCGACTCAAGCCCTCGGTCAAAGTCCACGGGCTCATATCTTCCTGTGAGAATATGACCGGTCCGGGCGCTTATAAACCGGACGACGTGATAAGGGCATATAACGGAAAAACGATCGAGGTGATAAACACGGACGCCGAGGGCAGGATCGTGCTCTCTGACGCCCTATCCTATGCCGTGCACCTCAGGGTGGACGAGATAATAGACCTCGCGACGCTCACGGGGGCATGCATGGTCGGCCTCGGTACCTATACCGCGGGCTTGATGGGCAATAACCAGAAGCTTATCGACAGGATTAAAAAGGCCGCCGACGGAGCGGGCGAGAAAATCTGGCAGCTTCCCATGGATGACGAGCTCCGTCAGGAGATTAAGAGCGATGTCGCCGATATGAAAAACACGGGCAGCAGATGGGGAGGGGCAATCACGGCGGCGATGTTCCTCGAAAACTTTGTCGGAGATACGGCCTGGGCCCACATCGACATAGCGGGCCCCGCATACAACGAGAAAGAAAGCAGCTGGAGCCCCAAGGGCGGCACCGGGTTCGGGGTCAGGACCCTGGTATCGTATATTATGAACAGATGA
- a CDS encoding branched-chain amino acid transaminase, producing the protein MSSKPYKIWFNGEFVSWDDASVHVLTHTLHYGLAVFEGIRAYKCGDSRSAVFRLPEHIDRLYASAHIAQIKIPYSKEETHDAILDLLTVNDLEEAYIRPIAFIGGGKVGLHPGDNPITLAISAYPWGTYLGEGALSKGISAKISSFTRMGVNSFMTKAKVSGNYANSVLAKLEATSLGFDEAILLDTEGYVAEGTGENIFIVRNGVLKTPPLTSILEGITRDSVIEIAKDEGIELETERFTRDELYIADEAFFTGTAAEITPIRDVDKRVIGKGKPGPITKRLQSRFFDIVEGRDPKFTEWLEFFPVVSTLKVKNESL; encoded by the coding sequence ATGAGCAGCAAGCCTTATAAGATATGGTTCAACGGTGAATTTGTATCCTGGGACGACGCTTCGGTCCATGTCCTGACACATACGCTGCACTACGGACTCGCCGTTTTCGAAGGCATCAGGGCATATAAATGCGGGGACAGCAGGTCGGCGGTGTTCAGGCTTCCCGAGCACATAGACAGGCTGTACGCGTCCGCGCACATAGCCCAGATCAAGATCCCCTACTCCAAGGAAGAAACCCACGACGCCATCCTGGACCTTCTCACCGTTAACGACCTGGAAGAAGCCTATATAAGACCCATAGCGTTCATTGGCGGGGGTAAAGTGGGCCTTCACCCGGGCGATAATCCAATCACGCTCGCGATCTCAGCGTACCCCTGGGGGACATATCTCGGGGAAGGCGCTCTGTCGAAGGGAATAAGCGCGAAAATATCGTCCTTTACGCGAATGGGCGTAAACTCGTTTATGACGAAGGCCAAGGTCAGCGGTAATTACGCAAACTCCGTCCTCGCAAAGCTAGAGGCCACTTCCCTCGGTTTCGACGAGGCCATACTGCTCGACACGGAAGGCTATGTAGCCGAAGGGACGGGTGAGAATATTTTCATTGTCAGGAACGGCGTGCTCAAAACCCCGCCGCTCACGTCCATACTCGAGGGTATTACCAGGGACTCCGTCATCGAGATAGCAAAAGACGAAGGGATCGAGCTCGAAACGGAGCGTTTCACGAGGGACGAGCTCTACATAGCGGACGAGGCCTTTTTCACGGGGACCGCGGCCGAGATAACCCCTATCCGGGATGTCGACAAGAGGGTCATCGGGAAAGGAAAGCCGGGGCCGATAACCAAACGGCTGCAATCGAGGTTCTTCGATATCGTCGAAGGGCGCGACCCGAAATTCACCGAATGGCTCGAATTCTTTCCCGTAGTCTCTACACTGAAAGTCAAAAACGAGTCTCTATAA
- the xerD gene encoding site-specific tyrosine recombinase XerD, protein MDVHLDSFLSYLAVEKGLSENTLESYGRDLRKFIRFAEETGLRSAGEIRYSHILDYLSQFKERGFNATTVVRSIVSIRQFFKYLLMEKIIEEDPAARIGTPRMKKGLPGVIALDEVESLLKAPDESTPEGLRDSAMLETLYATGIRVSELIGLKLNDVNFELGFVVVYGKGSKERIVPMGDKARQKLLEYLGSSRPTLLKSREAKALFVTRLGKGMTRQGFWKIIKQHALKAGIAKKISPHTLRHSFATHLLERGADLRTIQIMLGHSDISTTQIYTHVESERLKVIHKKYHPRS, encoded by the coding sequence ATGGACGTTCACCTCGATTCCTTTCTCTCCTACCTCGCGGTTGAAAAGGGGCTATCCGAAAATACGCTCGAATCCTACGGCCGGGACCTGAGGAAGTTCATCCGCTTCGCGGAAGAAACGGGCCTTCGCTCTGCGGGGGAAATTAGATACAGCCACATTCTCGATTACCTCTCGCAATTCAAGGAGAGGGGCTTTAACGCGACCACGGTAGTAAGAAGCATCGTATCTATAAGGCAGTTCTTCAAGTATCTGCTTATGGAGAAGATAATCGAGGAGGACCCCGCCGCCCGCATAGGCACCCCGAGAATGAAAAAGGGGCTTCCGGGCGTTATCGCCCTCGACGAAGTGGAGTCGCTGCTCAAGGCGCCCGACGAATCCACGCCCGAGGGGTTAAGGGACTCCGCCATGCTGGAGACCCTATACGCAACGGGGATCAGGGTGTCCGAGCTGATCGGGCTCAAGCTCAACGACGTGAACTTCGAGCTCGGCTTCGTCGTCGTCTACGGCAAGGGCTCGAAAGAGAGGATAGTCCCGATGGGTGACAAGGCGCGCCAGAAGCTCCTCGAATACCTGGGCTCGTCGAGGCCGACCCTGCTTAAATCGAGGGAAGCGAAGGCGCTTTTCGTCACGAGGCTCGGGAAGGGGATGACGCGCCAGGGCTTCTGGAAGATAATCAAGCAGCACGCGCTTAAAGCCGGTATCGCGAAGAAGATAAGCCCTCACACCCTCAGGCACTCGTTCGCGACGCACCTTCTGGAGAGAGGCGCAGACCTGAGAACGATACAGATCATGCTCGGCCACTCGGACATATCGACGACGCAGATTTACACGCACGTCGAGAGCGAAAGGCTCAAGGTGATACACAAAAAGTATCACCCGAGATCGTAA
- the sppA gene encoding signal peptide peptidase SppA, producing MNGLLESFRKYNFVKFELRGEIPEEEEKGFLPFLGGEKKLTVGEIEKILASVERSDNITGVLVLISELRIGLARANSLRRRLLALRRSGKRVFVYIESGGNIEYLMASAADRIYLPPWAMLNLIGLGAEVTFFKDLLDKLGISARLKGYGEYKSAAETFTRDSISRAHREMVDSILGNLEGELEESISDGRGIERAQVRALIDRGPFVPSSALSEGLVDGTAYESEIEDRASGVTGVKVKSISARHYNRILKIREKLGSIGVRIWGDAGTIAVVADSGFVVLGESLGRGAMKTMGSDSVLAQLDRVSKDRDVKALVFRIMTPGGSGVASDLIRRRLRSISETMPVIVSMSDVSASGGYLIALGAGKIVADPATLTGSIGIVYGKFELGELYRKLGVKRELIPLGKKSLMFSASRDFSEDEEQKLDELMKFYYGEFVRMVSESRGLDAARAEKAAKGRVWTGAQAKELGLVDELGGFWDAVNIAGREAGLPEDKIPRLRFYSPQRGIRLSSLFGDAGYSEFLRVLIENAPLPGCEGCLPVMPFRISVK from the coding sequence ATGAACGGCCTTTTAGAGTCCTTTCGAAAATATAACTTTGTAAAATTCGAGCTCAGAGGCGAGATACCCGAAGAAGAGGAAAAGGGTTTTCTCCCTTTTCTCGGCGGCGAAAAAAAACTCACGGTCGGAGAGATAGAGAAAATCCTCGCATCCGTCGAGCGTTCGGATAATATCACCGGGGTATTAGTCCTGATAAGCGAGCTCAGGATCGGTCTCGCCCGCGCGAATTCCCTGAGGCGCCGCCTCCTGGCATTGAGGAGAAGCGGCAAAAGGGTCTTCGTTTATATAGAGAGCGGGGGGAACATCGAATACCTCATGGCCTCTGCGGCCGATCGCATCTATCTGCCGCCGTGGGCGATGCTTAACCTGATAGGCCTCGGCGCGGAGGTCACTTTCTTCAAAGACCTCCTCGACAAGCTGGGCATATCCGCGAGGCTCAAGGGCTATGGCGAGTACAAGAGCGCCGCGGAAACGTTTACGAGGGATTCCATTTCCCGGGCTCACAGGGAAATGGTCGATTCCATTTTGGGGAATCTCGAAGGCGAGCTCGAGGAATCCATTTCCGATGGGAGGGGCATAGAACGGGCTCAAGTACGAGCACTCATCGACAGGGGCCCCTTCGTGCCTTCATCGGCCCTCTCCGAGGGTCTCGTTGACGGCACGGCTTACGAGTCCGAGATAGAGGACAGGGCCTCCGGGGTTACGGGCGTCAAGGTCAAATCCATCAGCGCCCGGCATTACAACAGGATTCTTAAAATCAGGGAAAAGCTCGGATCGATCGGTGTGAGAATATGGGGAGACGCGGGCACGATCGCAGTAGTCGCGGATTCAGGCTTTGTAGTGCTCGGAGAGAGCCTTGGACGCGGGGCGATGAAAACCATGGGCTCGGATTCCGTCCTGGCACAGCTGGACAGGGTCTCGAAAGACAGGGACGTGAAGGCGCTCGTGTTCAGGATAATGACGCCCGGGGGCTCGGGGGTCGCCTCGGACCTCATCAGGAGGCGACTGAGATCGATTTCGGAAACAATGCCTGTGATTGTCTCGATGTCGGACGTTTCCGCCTCGGGAGGCTACCTGATAGCTCTCGGGGCAGGGAAAATCGTTGCCGACCCCGCGACTCTCACGGGCTCGATAGGGATCGTATACGGCAAATTCGAGCTCGGGGAGCTGTACCGGAAACTGGGCGTGAAAAGGGAGCTGATACCGCTCGGGAAAAAGTCCCTCATGTTTTCCGCGAGCAGGGACTTTTCGGAGGATGAGGAACAAAAGCTCGACGAGCTCATGAAATTCTATTACGGAGAGTTCGTGAGGATGGTCTCTGAATCAAGGGGTCTGGACGCGGCCCGCGCCGAGAAAGCCGCGAAGGGGAGGGTGTGGACGGGAGCACAGGCCAAGGAGCTGGGTCTGGTCGACGAGTTAGGCGGCTTCTGGGACGCGGTAAATATCGCAGGACGCGAGGCCGGTCTACCTGAAGACAAAATCCCCCGTCTCAGGTTCTACTCTCCGCAAAGGGGTATCAGGCTCTCTTCTCTCTTCGGGGATGCCGGATATTCGGAATTCTTGAGGGTACTGATCGAGAACGCGCCTCTTCCCGGATGCGAGGGCTGCCTCCCGGTCATGCCATTCCGCATCAGTGTGAAATGA